In Fragaria vesca subsp. vesca linkage group LG1, FraVesHawaii_1.0, whole genome shotgun sequence, the sequence GTATACCTCCATGGCTTTGATCCCTGCATTTTCCAGATATTAATAATCTTGAAAATTCAGCAAAAAGTAACAAAAATTAACACAAATGTTGATAGTAATACTCACTGCCGCACAGTAGTGCACGACTTTCACTTTCTCGAGCTGAACATTCTCGGGGTGACGCCACAACATGGCCAGTACCAAATTGTAAACGTTAGGGATCGGCTTGTAAATATCCCTGAAATACATGTTCAAGAAATCCTGCTCGGCAAACGGCGTCGTCGGAGCGACCCTGAGTGTCTTCAACAGATCTTGGTAGGTCAAGACGCTGGGCTCGAATACGAACATCCCAGCGTTGAAGTAGAGCGACGGCGGTGGGCCAAGTTCGAAGTCCCACTTGACTCTCTCCGGGCACTGCTGGCAGTACCCGATCTTGTACTGCGGCGTGTGGCTCCAAGTCTTCTCGCAGAAACAGTCCATGACGGCGTAGAAGTTGCCGTCCGGCAGGTCAAACAGGTGGTCTATATTGTCGTACACCTGAATGTCCCCGTCCAGATATATCATCTTGTCGTATTCCACAAACTGCAAGAAACCACCGACACAAGGGTATTTTCGTCAGAACAAGAAAACTTTTGACCTACGTGTAGGGCAAACAATCCAACATGAGCCACATAATATGATACGTACCTCCCATATACGAAGCTTGGAGTAGTTGATGACGTAATAGGCCATGGCGAACTGTGTCTGGTTCTCCGGCGGGTAAACGGGCTCGATTTCCCGGACAATGCAACCCTGCGACTCAAGAATGCGGCGGTGGTCTTCAGGGACGTCGGGCAAGACCGCAACGACTAAAGGGTACGCCGTGTTGACCTTCCTCAAGCCCTTGGCCAACCCGACAACGCCTTTCACGTAGTCGCCGTTGCCGGCCAAGAAAGTGACGTAAGCACGTCTCGGAAGAGTGGCGGGTCTTGTGAGAGCCGTGGATTTCGGGACGGCGGGAACGAGCTCGGGAGCCATGTTCGGTTATCTCAGAGAGATGAAGAACTTAAGGTGCGAGATGGGAAGATAAAGAGAGAGAGAGGCAGGGAAGCTGGTATAGAACTGGTGAGAGCTCGGCTGGGTTTGCTGGGTGTTTGGTAATCGAAGGGGAAGGTGGGTGGGGGTTAAATAAGCGTGAAATGAAATGTAAGATCAACGAAATTGTTGCTAAATGCACGGAATTTGGAGATACAGTTGAGGTGGCTTCCGTACGCGTGGCGGGATGGGTGATCGGACGGTGGAAGCTCGTGGAGGGAAACTTCTGGAGAGGGCCCGAGATGAACTGGTGTAGAAGACGCTAGAAGGTCTATTTCCAAAACGTTTGAGAAGGAATTGGACAATAGAAGTCTCTTCCTCAAAAAAAAAAAAAAAAAAATGTTGGGTAAAATAGAAGTAGAAATCCGATGCAATTGGGTTTGTAGCCACGTCTGGGGTTCGAGTTAAAATTAAACCAATTCCAGAACATTTTTGTTTGAGTAAAACTGTTGTTTACTTATTTCCCATTTCAAAACAAATTAACAACTTTTTTCATCGATGATTAATAGAGGACAAGAAAATGAAACTAAACTAGAGTCACATCGATCTACTATGACCAACATTTAATTCATGATGAGTTTGTGAAGGACAATCTATAACACATTTAATGAATGTTCAACGTTCATCAAAATATCAGCCACAAATATAATTTTGTTTTCCAAATATTTTAAACTAATTAAGAACTTAATCGATCCTCAAAGGAGTACAAAAAAAAGGGGTCCCATTTGATATTGTGAATAAGGATTTTGAGTTCATTTGTCGGTGAGTTGTACGTGATCTGGTTAATTAAGAAGTTAATTAACAACTTTGAGACAATTTTGAGGTTATGGGTTTAAACGTCATTGACATATGTAAGAGTAAGCTTGTGAGTTATTTAATAATTTTTTTTTTAAAAAAAAAGATCTTGAGTTCATTTGTGATTATTACCATAAATCAAGGGTGATGCTATT encodes:
- the LOC101294210 gene encoding galactinol synthase 2-like codes for the protein MAPELVPAVPKSTALTRPATLPRRAYVTFLAGNGDYVKGVVGLAKGLRKVNTAYPLVVAVLPDVPEDHRRILESQGCIVREIEPVYPPENQTQFAMAYYVINYSKLRIWEFVEYDKMIYLDGDIQVYDNIDHLFDLPDGNFYAVMDCFCEKTWSHTPQYKIGYCQQCPERVKWDFELGPPPSLYFNAGMFVFEPSVLTYQDLLKTLRVAPTTPFAEQDFLNMYFRDIYKPIPNVYNLVLAMLWRHPENVQLEKVKVVHYCAAGSKPWRYTGKEENMEREDIKMLVQKWWEIYNDESLDYKKPQSSTVVAAVEAEQAVDMQPFIEALSEAGAFQYVNVPSAA